The segment GACAAGGTCTGGTCCGGGGAGCACACGAGCCTGGACTACACCGAAATCTAGCGCCTTTCGGAATCAATCCCATAGCCGCGCAAAGCCCCTCGACTGTCGCAATATCCCGGAGCGTTCATGACCAGCCCCCAAATCGGGGGAGACCGTCGTCTCCCCGTCACCGTGCTGTCCGGCTTTCTCGGCGCCGGGAAGACCTCGCTGCTCAACAACATCCTCAATAACCGGGATGGGATGAAGGTCGCGGTCATCGTCAACGACATGAGTGAAGTGAATATCGATGCCGAGTTGGTGAAGCAAGATGGCGGTCTTTCACGCACCGACGAGAAGCTTGTTGAAATGTCGAACGGCTGCATCTGCTGCACGCTGCGCGACGATCTCCTAAAAGAGGTGCGGCGCCTCGCCGAAGATGGACGCTTCGATTACCTCGTCATCGAGTCGACCGGCATCGGCGAACCGCTGCCCGTCGCGACCACCTTCGACTTTCGGGATGAGGATGATCGCTCGCTTGCGGATGTCGCGCGGCTCGACACCATGGTCACCGTCGTCGATGCGGTGAACCTACTCAAGGACTACTCCAGCCAGGATTTCCTCCGCGACCGCGGCGAGGTCGCTGGCGAAGGTGACGACCGTGCCCTCGTCGACCTCCTCGTCGAGCAGATCGAATTCGCAGACGTCATCGTGCTGAACAAGGCCGGATCCGCCTCTCTCGAACAACGTGAGCTGGCGCGCAAGATCATCGCCTCGCTCAACGCAGAGGCCCGGATCATCGACGCCAATTATGGGCGTGTCCCGCTCGGCACCGTTCTCAATACCGGTCTGTTCGATTTCGAGCGCGCGCAAACCCATGCGCTCTGGTTCAAGGAGCTGAACGGCTTCAAGGACCATGTGCCGGAGACCGAGGAATACGGCATTCGTTCTTTTGTCTATCGCGCCCGTCGTCCGTTCGCGCCAATGGCCTTCAACGCCTTCGTCAACAAGTCCTGGCCGGGCGTCGTTCGGGCCAAGGGCTTTTTCTGGCTGGCGACCCGGCCCAACTTTGTCGGCGAACTCGCCCAGGCCGGCGCGATGGTCCGGACCTCCAAGCGGGGACTGTGGTGGTCCGCGGTGCCGCGCGAGCGCTGGCCGAATAATCCCGAGTGGCACGACAGCATGAAACCCTATTTGGATCCCACATGGGGGGACCGGCGCCAGGAGATCGTGTTCATCGGCCTTGCCGATCAGATGGACGAGAAAGCGATCCGCGCCGAGCTCGACGCCGGGCTGACCGGCATGGTCGATGCCTTCACGCCCGACGCCTGGCGTCACCTCCCCGACCCGTTTCCGCGTTGGGAAAAGCAGGCGGCGTGAACGCGACGCGCCGAATGCCGACGTCATGTGCTAAGAGATGCCGACGGTCGGACACTACTGGCCGTCACCCCCGATGTCCTTCGGCGAACGGAGGCGATCGTTGCATTGCGAGCATTTGAATCGACGCGCAGCCGTCGCGGCAATTTGTTGGTGCGTGCTCCCATATTCCGCGGCAGCTCACATCACCTCGACGGGCTCCGGCGGCTTCGGAAGTGGGTTTGCCCATCCGCTCACAGGGCCAGACCATTTTCTTGCGATGTTCGCCGTCGGGCTGTGGGGCGCCCAGATGGGCGGTCGGCCGGTTTGGACCTTGCCGGTGACTTTTCCGCTGATCATGGTTGCCGGCGGTGCTGCCGGAATGTTCGGCCTGCCGCTTCCTAGCGTGGAGATTGGCATCGCGCTCTCGATTCTCGCGCTCGGCTTGGCAATCACTTTTGCCTGGCATCCCGCCGAATGGATTGCGCTTTGTTTGATCGCGGTTTTTGCAATCAGTCATGGATACGCGCACGGAGCTGAGTTGCCCTTTGCGGCCGATCCGGCGGACTACATCATTGGCTTCGTCCTCGCGACGGGCCTGATCCACGTCTTTGGTATCGGCGTTGGATTAGCACTCAACAAACCACTTGGAGGTCGCCTCGCTCGCGGGCTCGGAGCGCTGATCAGCCTCGGCGGAGTCTACTTCCTTGTCACAGCATTCTCCGCCGCCTGAATCTGCCTTCGCCGGCCTCGCAATAAAATGGAGCGGCCCCGCTCTGACGGCGCTCGGATTGCTCGCGGCGGCAGCAATCGTACTGACCCCCGCTGCGGGACGCAGCACGCTCATGTGGTGGATATTATCGAGTGCGCTCGCACCTGAGCGGATACTGCCGCTGGTCGGCCTCGGCGTTGCCCTCGCCCTAGTGGACCGTCGTTACAGCCTCGGAGCACTTGCGCTGTTCGGCGGCGGCTTGGCCGTCGGCTTTTTCCGTAAAGACTGGTTGCTGTCGGTATTGGAGGCAATTCCGCGCGCAACAAGCCACCACTTCCTGACCGGGCCAATCTCGACTGTAATCGTCGGCGTGGCACTTGTGCTACCCGCTGCGCGACTGCGTTCATGGTTTTTGCTCATCGCCGCTGCCGTCGCCGGGAGCATGCTGGCGATCGCGATCGAGGTGAGTGACCCGAGCCTCCACGATGTTACGATTCCTCTGGCGGGAGTGATCGTCGGGTCTTGGATCGTCGTGGCCATCTCGCTGACCGTACGGGCGTTCTGGCGCATCTGGTTTCCGATTCCAGCGCGTATTCTCGGGAGCTGGCTGATTGCCATCGGCCTGCTCTATGGCGGCGTGGCGCTGATGCCGAAGCAAAAGCCTGCAATTCTACCGCCCACTGAATCAACGCCGAACACCTTTCCGTTCCCAGAGCCGGATCGCCTCTCTCCCGAGCTCCAACCACAGGACAGGCTCGGCGCTCGCATTCCCCCAGCCGGCCTTCAACGACCCTAAAGAATCGCCCGATTGAAGACGACAGCAAATGTCGCGGCGTTTTCTGGAAGAGCCATTATGATCTGCAAGCTGAAACGGCGAGCGCAACTCTGGTGCGCTCGCCGTTTCGACACCAATAGAAGTCAGATCCTAGTTTCGAACGATCTCGACCGGACCATGATCATCACAGTGAGCGCCGTGAGGATGGTGCAAATGGCCGTCGACGAGATAATCGACATGATCGCCGTGCGGGACCGCTTCGTGGCCGCAGCCGGGGCCATGGACGTGGGCAGCATCGTGTCCGGTGCAGTGATGGTCGGGTGTGCAACGGTCCGGGTTCTTGTCGCTCACCTCAATGCGATGCTCGTCCACATGACCGGCGTGCGGGTGGTGAAGATGACCGTCGTGGAGGTAGTCTACGTGGTCGCCATGCCGAATCGCGACGTGGCCGCATTGTGGTCCGTGCGCGTGATCGTGGTTGGAGTGGTGTGGAAGATTGCGAGTCGTCATTTCACGTCCTTTCCTTGAGTCAGTGGTGTTCGCCAGCATGCGCGACGGCATTCTTGACGAGTTGGAATACATGGTCGTCGGCGATCGAATAGATCGCGTTCTTGCCCTCGCGCCGACGTTTGACCAGCCGCGCTTGCAGCAACACCTTCAGGCGCGCCGAAACGGTGCCGACTCGGTCGTGTTCAGCTAGGGCGAGTTCGCCGACATTCCGCTCGCCTGCAGCCAGAATGATGAGGGTGTGTAGTCGCCCGGGATCAGACAGAGCCTTGAACATGGCTGCGGTCTGCTCAAGGTGAGATCGATCAATCCGCTTGTCCATTGATTCCATCATTCCATCGAACGTTAGAATGTTAGACAATGCGCCGCTTGTCAAGCCTTGGCAGGCGTCGTGTGACGTAATAACATTACATCACCCGGTAATCTCCTCCCCACAGGCCCTTCATGAGCAAACCCGATGCCCTCGCTGTCTCAACCATGGGCCGCTCGGCGCTTCTACGCCTGGGCGCGGTGAGCGGCACTCTGGCAGGCCTGTGGCTGGCCATTCTCTGGGCGGTGGCGAGGCCATGACCACCGGCGGCATTCATCTGCAAGATGTCACGATCGCGTTCGATCGACATCCCGCGGTTCATCATCTCAATGGCTCGTTTGCATCCGGAAGCCTGACAGCAATCGTCGGGCCGAACGGAGCAGGCAAATCGACCCTTCTCAGAGCTCTGATGCACGAACTCCCGCTTGCGTCAGGTAGGATCGATCGCGGCCACGTGGTGCCGACCGACATCGGATATCTGCCGCAGGCGGCGGACATCGACCGTCGCTTCCCGATAACAGTCGGCGACGTGGTCCTGCTCGGTGCGTGGCGCCAGACCGGGGCTTTCCACGCAGTCTCCGAGGGGAGCGTGTCGGAGGCGCGACGCGCCCTTTCATCCGTGGGGCTCACCGGATCTGAACAGCGACTTATCGGCACGCTGTCGGCTGGACAGTTCCAGCGCGTCCTGTTCGCGCGATTGCTGCTGCAGAATGCCAAGCTCATCCTGCTCGACGAACCCTTCACCGCCATCGATGCTCGCACCACGCACGACCTTCTCCACGTCGTGAGGTGCTGGCACCAGGACGGACGCACGGTGATTGCGGTGCTGCACGATGTCGAACAAGTGCGCGCGCATTTTCCTCAAACGCTTCTGCTCGCGCGCGAGCCCATCGCATGGGGCCCGACCGTGACAACCATGACGGCCGACAATCTGCTGCGGGCTCGGCTGATGGCCGAGCGATGGGACGAGACCGCTGCCATCTGTGACATGCTGGACCAGAGCGCTGCATGACGCTCTACCAGCTATTCATCCTGCCGTTCGTCGAGTACGGCTTCCTGCGCCGTGCGCTCATCGCATGCGTTGCACTCGGGCTGGGCTCGGGACCCGTCGGCGTGCTCCTGACGCTCCGCCGCATGAGCCTGGTCGGCGACGCCATGAGTCACGCGGTGCTGCCGGGAGCTGCGATCGGATTCCTGATTGCCGGCGGTCTTTCATTGCCCGCGATGGGGTTGGGCGGACTGGTCGCGGGCCTGAGCGTGGCGCTACTCTCCGGACTAGTCAGCCGATCCACGCCGCTTCGCGAGGACGCCAGCTTTGCCAGCTTCTATCTGACATCACTGGCGCTCGGTGTTCTCATTGTTTCGTTACGCGGCTCCAACATCGATCTTCTGCACGTCTTGTTCGGGACGATCCTCGCGATCGACGCAAAGGCACTGTACTTCATCGGAGCCACTACCTCGGTAACCGTCGTTACGCTCGCCATCATCTATCGACCGCTCGTGGTGGAATGCTTCGATCCCGGCTTTCTCCGCGCCGTTGCTGGTCGCGGATCGCTTTACCATTTCCTGTTTCTCTTTCTGATCGTTCTCAATCTCGTTGCCGGCTTTCAAGCCCTCGGGACGCTGATGGCGGTAGGACTGATGATGCTCCCCGCGACGGTCGCCCAGCTATGGGCTCGATCCCTGCCCGGCATGATGTTGACTGCGGCAGCTACAGCGGCCGTATCGGGCTACATCGGACTGATCGTGTCCTATCACCTCGGCTTCGCCTCGGGTCCGACGATCATCCTGACAGCAAGCCTGATCTATGGCTGCTCGCTGCTGATCGGACCATCCGCGGCAATGCGCAGGCTTCTCCCGCGACCGCATCTAACTGGCTGAGAAAGAAAACATGAAAGACGCATCCTTCCGCATTGCATTTTCGGCTCTGATGATCTGGGGAGCGATGGCCACATCATCGGCTTCGGCCAAAACGCTGAACGTCGTCGCTAGTTTCAGTGTGCTGGCAGATGTGGTGCAGCAGATCGGCGGCAGTCATGTGCGGGTGAAGAGCCTGGTCGGGCCCGATGGCGATCCACATCAATTCGAGCCGTCGCCCGACGATGCAAGGAATCTGAAAGACGCCGATCTTGCCTTTTTCAGCGGCGAGGGCCTGGAACGCTGGTTCGAGAAGCTCGTCACGGCATCAGGCTATCAAGGCACACCGGTCATTGTCTCGACCGGCATCAAACTGCGCGAGCGGCAGCGCAACAGCCGGACTTCGGATGATCCGCACATCTGGAACAGCCCGCTCAACGTCCTGGTGTGGGTGGCCAATATCGAGAAGGCGCTCAGCGCCGCCGATCCGGAAGCTGCCGACGACTTCAAGGACAATGCTGCTCGCTACTCACGAGAATTGCGAGATCTCGATGGCTACGCTCACGCGCGCATCGACCCGATTCCGCCGCAACAGCGCAAGATTCTGACTAGCCACGACGCCTTCGGATATCTCGGTCGCGACTACGGCATCACCTTCCTGTCGCCGCTCGGCCTTTCTACCGAGACCGAAGCATCCGCAAGCGGTGTTGCAAGGCTGATTGATCAGGTCAGAGCCGAACACGTGAAGTTCTACTTCATCGAGACCTCCAATGATCCGCGACTGGTGCAGCAGATCGCGAATGCGACCGGCGCGCAGCCCGGTGGCAAACTCTATGCGGAGGCGCTCTCACGCCCTGATGGACCGGCCCCGACCTATGCCCGGATGTTTCGGCACAATATCGACCTCCTCGCGAAGGCGATGGTACCTCCAAGCAATTGAAACGCATTACGATGACCAACGCCGTCAATGAGATGACTGAGCGGATGTTCGACGACGCGCCTATCAGCGCGGGCATGCGTGTGCTCGATATCGGCTGTGGACCCGGCACGGTGTCGCTCATGCTCTCCAGGCGCGTTGGAGATCACGGCCACGTCTTCGCGGTGGACCGCGATCCTCAAGTACTTCAAGCCGCCCGTGCGCGGGCGCGCGATGCTGGTTTCCTCAATATCACGTTCGTCGAAGGCGGATTCGATGTTGTCGTTCCAGGACACGGCACGCTCGATGGCGCAGTTGGACGCCGTGTCCTGATGTATCAGCCAGACGCAGCGCAAGCCATAACCCAGCTCGCCCGCGCGGTACGACCGGGCGGCCTGATCGCCTTTCATGAACACGATACGAGTTCCGTGAACGACGACCGCACGCTCCTGCCGCTTCACGACCAGGTCCGCGGCTGGCTAAGGGACATGTTGCGAAAGGAAGAGGTCAATCTGCATATGGGTTTCGATCTTCATGGCGCCTTTTCAGCCGCGGGTCTCACGGTCGAATGCGTGCGGGCCGAGGCGAACGTCCTGACGCCGACCGCAGAATACCCGGTGGCTGCGATCATCCGCGCAGTGCTCCCGCGTCTGCTCAAGCACGGCATCGTGACCGAGACGGAGGCCCAAGTCGATACGCTCGACGAGCGCCTTCTGGCTGAACGCAAGCGAAACAATGCCACCTGTCTGTGGGAATTGGTGTTCTGCGCGTGGGCACGGAAGCCGGCAAAATGAGCGAGCTGGCTCTGGCCGCCAAATAAGCGCCCCGAAGAACCAGGTTGCCCCCAAGCACCGCTAGAACGTCAATGCTGCGGTCAGATCGCCCATGGCCGGCTGTCCATTCGCGCTGAGCGCGGCATCGCGCGCCACCAGCCCTGGCAGGACGGGCAGGTTGAATCGCCGGGTGATGAAGCGCAAAGCGGACGTCGTGTCGTACTGGGTGTGATCGACGTAACCTTTCTTGGCGAACGGCGAGACGATCAGCGCCGGGACGCGCGATCCAGGACCCCAGCGATCGGCCTTCGGCGGGGCGACATGATCCCAGAACCCGCCGTTCTCGTCATAGGTGACGAGCACGAGCATGTGCGGCCATTGCGGACTTTTTTCCAGATGGGCGATCACGTCGGCGATATGCTGATCTCCCGACATGACATCGGTATAACCGGGGTGCTCGTTGAGATTGCCCTGCGGCTTGTAGAAGGTGACCTGCGGCAGCGTGCCGGCGTCGATCACCTTGATCAATTCGACCCCGTTCATGCCGCCGTCCTTGAGGTGGTCGGCGCGCGCTGGCGTGCCGGGTGCAAACTGGGCGAAGTAGTTGAACGTCTGATGATGGAACTGGAAGTTCGGCACCGGCTTGCCGCGACCGCCGTCAAGCGCATCCTGCCAGGCGCCCGCATACCAGGCCCAGCTCACGCCCCTGAGGCTCAGCAGATCGCCGATGGTGATGTCATGCTGGGGCGGCAACGTGTTGGGCGCATCCGGATCGGCAAAGCGCGGGTCGCCGTTCTGTGCCGGCTTGTTGTTGCTCGGCTGATAGGGTGGCTGCATCGTATTCACGGCGTAGAAATCCGGCGTAATGGCGCCGTTGTTGACGAACTTTGGAATACCGTCGATCGCCGATGCCGGCGAGTTGGACGCGAGCGTCAGCGACACGCCATCGGGGTCGACCGCCGCGATCAGCTTTTGGGCCGGGCTCTTGTCGGCACTCGGATAGACCGGCGTGCAGGCGCACACCAATTGGAAATGATTGAGGAACGAGCCGCCGAACGCGCCCTGGAAGAAATTGTCGGAGAGCACGTATCGTTGCGCGACATTCCAAAGCGGCAGCTTCGAGCCGTCGTAGTGACCCATCACTAACGCGCCGGAGTCCGCATAGGCCACGAAACGGTCGTTCTTGCCGCCATGGATCTGCATCTGGTTCTGATAGAAGAGATGCCAGAGGTCGTGCGTGGTGACGCCGAGCGGCGTGTTGAAGCCATTTGGATCGTCGATCGCGAATGGCTTGTTCGGCAAGTGCTCGGTCTGCGCCTGTGTGACGACCGGCGTGACACCCTTGGCTGTCAACCCGTCCCAGACTGGCGGCAATTCCTTCAATACGGACCCATCACGGTCGACCTGGGTCGAATTGGCAGGCGTGACGTTCTGCAACCCGTCGGCGCCCGGGAATGATCCGTACAGATTGTCGAAGCTGCGGTTCTCCGCATAGATCACCACCACAGTTTCGATGTTGGCGATCCCCGAGCCTTGCGCTTGTGCCTGCGCGCGCGCCCCGTCAGCCAGGACGAAAGCGCCTGCGAGCAATGCGAAATGAATAGCGAGCCTCATGGTACCCCCCTCGTTGGACAAATTGGCCCGGTGTGCGATCTTTATCTCAGGTCACAAGACAACCAGCAACGACAACATTAAACCGGGGTTATGTGGCGGCTGGATGAACGCGAGGCGCTGAGGTAACGAAGCTGTCAGAATACCGCCGCTGGAGCCCGCTCAAGCAGCGGTCGCCAGCGAGAGTCCCGTCCTTCAGACACTCGCGACAGCTTTAGAGAATCATGCATGAGTGCGTTTGCCGTTGGACGAGCACTGCTGCTTGTCCTGTTAGGTGCCCTCACCGTCAGCGTCGCCCGCGCCCCCGCGCAGAGCGGAAGCGCCGGCTTGAGCCGCGCGCAAGCCTATGCCCGGGCAGCCGCGCTTGACGCGCTCGGCCGCAAGCTGTTCGCCGACCCGTCCCTGTCCGCGTCCGGACGTTTGGCTTGCACCACATGTCACGATCCACGGTTTGGCTACGGCCCGCCCAACACTCGTGATGTCCAATTGGGTGGCAAGACCATGCGCGAGCCCGGTCTGCGCGCCGTGCCGTCGCTGAAATATCTGCAGGCCGTGCCGCAATTCGCCGAGCACTACTATGAGTCCGACGATGAGGGCGACCCGAGCGTCGACAATGGCCCGACCGGCGGGCTGACCTGGGACGGTCGCGTCGACCGCCGCCGAGATCAGGCTCGCCTGCCGCTGCTATCGCCATTCGAAATGGCAAATGACGGAGCGGCCGATGTCGCAGCGAAGGTGCGCAAGGCCGGTTACGCGGACGAAATGCGCAGGATTTTCAGCGATACGATCTTCGATGATTCCGAGCGGGCCTTCGCCGGCGTGGTCGAGGCACTCGAAGTCTACCAGCAGAACGCCGCGGAATTCTATCCATACAGCAGCCGGTACGACGGCTATCTAGCCGGCCGCGTGCAACTATCGCCGCAGGAAACGCGCGGGCTTGCTCTGTTCAACGATCCGGCCAAAGGCAATTGCGCAAACTGCCATCGCAGTGCACCCGGCAATGACGGAACACCGCCGCAATTCACCGATTACGGGCTGATCGCCATCGGCGTTCCCCGCAATCGCCACATCCCGGCCAATGCCGACCCGAATTTTTATGATCTCGGCGCGTGCGGGCCGTTGCGTTCCGATCTTGCCGGTCGCGGAGAATTCTGCGGCCTGTTCCGGACGCCGTCGCTGCGCAACGTCGCATTACGCAAGACATTCTTCCACAATGGATCGGTGCATAGCCTGCGCGAGGCTGTGGCGTTCTACGTCGAGCGCGACACCGATCCGGACAAATGGTATGCACGCAACGCCAACGGCAAGGTCCGCAAGTACGACGACGTGCCCACACAATACCAACTCAACATCAACAGCGAACCGCCCTTTGGCGCGCGCACCGCGGACCAGCCGGCGTTGTCGGCGAGCGAGATCGATGACATCGTCGCGTTTCTCAAGACCCTGAGCGATGCAGAGAGCACCGGACGATGAACTTGGCATTGCCCTTAGCACAGCGCAGATCGCCGCCTCTCATACCAATGCCGTCCCGCAACTGGCAGACATCATCCCAGCAGCTCGGTTTCCGTCTCGATCGAGGGCAGCGGCTCGCCATGGAGCTTGGCCTCAAAACTCCGCAGCCGTTGGTAGATCGAAATCAGCTCGACGATCGTGCTCCAGGCGTTGACGAGATACTGAAACGAGGTTCGGACCTGCGTGAACGCGTTCAAAATCTGGTTCATCGTTCCCAACGTGATCTTGCCGGCAATGATCGTTGGTGCGAGCAGGATGTATGGAAAGATGACGTCGGTCTGCAGATAGACAATGCGACCGATGTTGAAATACATGAAGTTCAGATAGAGGCGAAAATAGTTCCTGCGAATGTCGCCAAACAGCACGCCCAGTGTTGGTGGATCGGCGCGGGCCGGATCATCCTCGCCGAGCACCAGTTCCTTGCGATAGGAAGCCTCGACCCGCTGGTTGAAAAACTCGATTGCAGGCAGGCGTATACCGATCAGCGCCAGAACACCGGTGCCAAACACCGACCAGATCACCGCAGCAAACACCAGCGGATAGGGGATCGAGCCGATCACGGGTAGCTCCGTGACGCTGCCGGACAGCTTCACGAGAACGGGGAGGAAGGCCAGGAGCGTAAGCACGGCACTGATGAGATTGACGCCGAGACCTTCCATGGTGCTCGCAAAGCGCATGGTATCTTCCTGCACCCGCTGCGAGGCGCCTTCGATGGTGCGCAGCCGCGACCAGTTAGCGACGTAGAAGTCGTTCATCGCCGTCCGCCAGCGGAAGATGTAGTGGCTGACAAAGAATCGCGTGAGCACGCCGACCACGACTGCGACAAAGGCGATGCCGGCAAAGGTCGATAATTCAGCGTAGAACCGCTCGACCGTGACCGGCGCCGATTTCGAAAGCGCGGCCTGGATGAGGTCGTAAAACGGTCCGTACCAGCTGTTGATGGCCACGCTGACCTGAACCTGAAAGTAGGACGTGAACAAGATCAGCGCGGAGCCGAGAATGGACCAGTTCGCCCAGGGATGTGGCGCGAACAGCATCCAGGCAGCCGCGAAGACCACGGCGCACACAGCAAAATAGAGGTCGAACCAAAGAGCCGGGGCCGACCAGAACGTCGCCACTCCGATCGGCCTTTGAGTTGCTTCGAACAGATTGCTCGCGAAGCCATACCAGACCAGCATCGCCAATGCAGTCCAAACGATGGCCGAGAGAAAGAACAGCTTGGGTCGGGGGAAAAACGAGACGAACATGGTCAGCACTGAGGTCCTAGGAATCTGTGGCCTCTTGTACTAAAGGAAGCCGTCGATGCGGCGAAGAGCTAGGCGCTCAAATAGTTCGGAAGAGCATTTTCATCAGCACCCAATCGACCGCGGCGGGCTCCGATCTGACCGACGTAGGCGCTATGGGCCTCCGGCTGGAAATGGCGCGACGACTTCCGCGACGAACTCCTCGTGCAGAGAGAGTTTTCCTTCCGGAAGACAGGCCCTTTGGACGGCGTCAACTTTCGCTATTGCCTCCATCTCGGTCCGCGATCGCGGGGTGTCTGATCGCCGTAGACCATCAACGTCGGGATACTGGCCCGTCGCGCCAATGCCAGGGACTGCTCACGTCTCGACCGGATCGAACTCCCCGGTCACGAACCTGATCGACGGCCGCTTAATGTCCCACCCGCAGTAGTAGCTATTCGGTAGCTAGATGTTCGAGGGAACTGAGACAATCTACTGGTTTTGTTGAACGTTCTAGCTAGATCTCAACTCCGGACCCCCTGTCGGCTGTTTCGAATGTAACGATCCGTGCAGTGCAAGCGCTCAAGCCTGGCGAGACCATTTGGGACGCAGATCACCGCGAAGCAGTGCAGGGTTTTGGCGTTCGGCGTCAGCGTAACCAAGTGAGCTACATTCTTAAGTACCGAGTGTTCGGTCGGCAACGCTTCGTCACCATCGGTCCTCACGGCGCCCCTTGGACACCCGAACTGGCACGTAAGGAGGCCAAGCGGCTTTTGGGCCTGGTTGCCAATGGCAAAGACCCGGCGGACGAGAAAGCCAAGGCGCGCTTGCAGGCGGCCGACACACTTTCGGTAATCGCGGATCAGTATCTCCAGAACGCCAAACAGAGGCTGAAGCCCGGGACCTATTCGGAAATTGAACGCTACTTGTTGGTCGCTTGGAAACCCCTGCATCCGGTCTCGGTTTTCCAGATTGCACGCCGTCATATCTCGGCTCGTATCGCTGACATCGCATCAGCTCATGGAGCGGTCTTGGCAGCCCGCGCCCGTACAGCCCTGTCCTCAATGTTCAACTGGGCAATACGCGAGGGCCTCGATATTGCCGCGAACCCCGTTCTCGGCACCAATCGGCCCGCCCAGCCGGGAAGCCGCGAACGGGTCCTCACGGAGAGGGAGCTATCTGCCATCTGGCGGGCCTGTGGCGATGACGATTACGGTCGCATTGTGCGTTTGTTGCTGCTCACCGCCCAACGCCGTGATGAAGTAGGCAGCATGCAATGGGCCGAACTTGATACTAGTTCGGGGTTCTGGACGCTGCCCGGCGCCCGGACCAAGAACCATCGCGAGCACGTGCTGCCATTGGTTCCCGCCGCCTTGGCGCTACTCCCGCCCCGCCGAAACGGCCGAGACTTTCTCTTTGGTGACGGACCCCGACGCAGCGGTGACCCGCATCGCGGGTTCTCCGGCTGGTCAAAGTCGAAAACGGCGCTTGATGCGCGCATCGCGGACGCCCTGGGCGAAGCCCTGCCCCATTGGACGGTTCACGATCTTCGGAGATCGACGTCAGCACCCACTCTGGTACAAGGAACTCTATGGCTTCGCAGAACACGTCCCGGAAAGCGAAGAATACGGCGTGACGAACTTCGTCTACCGCGCTGTTCGGCCGTTCGATCCGGTTAAGTTCGACCAGTTCATCAAGCAGCCTTAACGGGGTGTCATCCGCGCGAAGGGGCTTTTTTGGCTCGCGACCCGGCCGCAATGGCTCGGCGAGATCAGCCAGGTGGGCTCGATCGAGCGCACCGAAGCCTTGGGGTTCTGGTGGGCCGCCGTTCCCGCCGAACGCTGGCCCGACGATCCCGTCTGGCGCAAAAATCTGCGCAAGCAATGGAACGAGATCTATGGCCACCGCCGCCAGGAAATCGTATTTATCGGCGTCGGTATGGACGAAGCGGCGATCCGCGCACGGCTCGATGCCTGCCTCGTCCCGGGCAGGCCTGCGATGGATGTCGCCGGATGGGCCAAGCTGCCGGATCCCTTTCCGGCGTGGCGACGGGCCGATCAAGCGGCTTGAACGGCAGTTCTGGAGGCGATCCGTTGCGGTTTGGATTGCGCTTTCTCATCGGGGGTGTGCTCGGCGTGACCATCGCCGCGTGGCCGGCGGCTGGAGCCTTTGCGGTGGACCAGCCGCCGGATATCCCGGCTTGGCTGAAGAGCCATGTCGGTGACGGCGAGGGGCAGATCGCTTCAGTGGTCTTGCAGAGAGCGCGCGCGCTTTATCTGCGAAAGGTGGCCGCGGGCGTCGTCAAAA is part of the Bradyrhizobium commune genome and harbors:
- a CDS encoding acid phosphatase — encoded protein: MRLAIHFALLAGAFVLADGARAQAQAQGSGIANIETVVVIYAENRSFDNLYGSFPGADGLQNVTPANSTQVDRDGSVLKELPPVWDGLTAKGVTPVVTQAQTEHLPNKPFAIDDPNGFNTPLGVTTHDLWHLFYQNQMQIHGGKNDRFVAYADSGALVMGHYDGSKLPLWNVAQRYVLSDNFFQGAFGGSFLNHFQLVCACTPVYPSADKSPAQKLIAAVDPDGVSLTLASNSPASAIDGIPKFVNNGAITPDFYAVNTMQPPYQPSNNKPAQNGDPRFADPDAPNTLPPQHDITIGDLLSLRGVSWAWYAGAWQDALDGGRGKPVPNFQFHHQTFNYFAQFAPGTPARADHLKDGGMNGVELIKVIDAGTLPQVTFYKPQGNLNEHPGYTDVMSGDQHIADVIAHLEKSPQWPHMLVLVTYDENGGFWDHVAPPKADRWGPGSRVPALIVSPFAKKGYVDHTQYDTTSALRFITRRFNLPVLPGLVARDAALSANGQPAMGDLTAALTF
- a CDS encoding tyrosine-type recombinase/integrase — translated: MQALKPGETIWDADHREAVQGFGVRRQRNQVSYILKYRVFGRQRFVTIGPHGAPWTPELARKEAKRLLGLVANGKDPADEKAKARLQAADTLSVIADQYLQNAKQRLKPGTYSEIERYLLVAWKPLHPVSVFQIARRHISARIADIASAHGAVLAARARTALSSMFNWAIREGLDIAANPVLGTNRPAQPGSRERVLTERELSAIWRACGDDDYGRIVRLLLLTAQRRDEVGSMQWAELDTSSGFWTLPGARTKNHREHVLPLVPAALALLPPRRNGRDFLFGDGPRRSGDPHRGFSGWSKSKTALDARIADALGEALPHWTVHDLRRSTSAPTLVQGTLWLRRTRPGKRRIRRDELRLPRCSAVRSG
- the sbmA gene encoding peptide antibiotic transporter SbmA is translated as MFVSFFPRPKLFFLSAIVWTALAMLVWYGFASNLFEATQRPIGVATFWSAPALWFDLYFAVCAVVFAAAWMLFAPHPWANWSILGSALILFTSYFQVQVSVAINSWYGPFYDLIQAALSKSAPVTVERFYAELSTFAGIAFVAVVVGVLTRFFVSHYIFRWRTAMNDFYVANWSRLRTIEGASQRVQEDTMRFASTMEGLGVNLISAVLTLLAFLPVLVKLSGSVTELPVIGSIPYPLVFAAVIWSVFGTGVLALIGIRLPAIEFFNQRVEASYRKELVLGEDDPARADPPTLGVLFGDIRRNYFRLYLNFMYFNIGRIVYLQTDVIFPYILLAPTIIAGKITLGTMNQILNAFTQVRTSFQYLVNAWSTIVELISIYQRLRSFEAKLHGEPLPSIETETELLG
- a CDS encoding GTP-binding protein: MSQVGSIERTEALGFWWAAVPAERWPDDPVWRKNLRKQWNEIYGHRRQEIVFIGVGMDEAAIRARLDACLVPGRPAMDVAGWAKLPDPFPAWRRADQAA
- a CDS encoding cytochrome-c peroxidase — encoded protein: MSAFAVGRALLLVLLGALTVSVARAPAQSGSAGLSRAQAYARAAALDALGRKLFADPSLSASGRLACTTCHDPRFGYGPPNTRDVQLGGKTMREPGLRAVPSLKYLQAVPQFAEHYYESDDEGDPSVDNGPTGGLTWDGRVDRRRDQARLPLLSPFEMANDGAADVAAKVRKAGYADEMRRIFSDTIFDDSERAFAGVVEALEVYQQNAAEFYPYSSRYDGYLAGRVQLSPQETRGLALFNDPAKGNCANCHRSAPGNDGTPPQFTDYGLIAIGVPRNRHIPANADPNFYDLGACGPLRSDLAGRGEFCGLFRTPSLRNVALRKTFFHNGSVHSLREAVAFYVERDTDPDKWYARNANGKVRKYDDVPTQYQLNINSEPPFGARTADQPALSASEIDDIVAFLKTLSDAESTGR